A section of the Sebastes fasciatus isolate fSebFas1 chromosome 5, fSebFas1.pri, whole genome shotgun sequence genome encodes:
- the mrpl47 gene encoding large ribosomal subunit protein uL29m, which yields MMGTVGGTTVKMAASSSAGRVLTLCKQFHNVFRISSAINTQQCSAALTKYQPHLYREKSPLAALSWCSLTSPVGQCRALHTTVSRRGLEEFYDLPENWGEPSVKSGAPWTAKQLRTKSNEDLHKLWYVLLKEKNMLLTLEQEARRQRVQMPSPERTRKVERSMIRLETIVQERETALRLLQTGQEKARPGDWRRNIFGYTYWYRFKEYAIPWYMNRRYKRKRFFTPKFVQPHIRLRIEKHLREKARKAGLKSETQSKLKEKFPQMKVSAS from the exons ATGATGGGTACTGTGGGAGGGACTACGGTAAAGATGGCAGCGTCCTCTTCAGCAGGACGCGTCTTGACTCTTTGCAAACAGTTTCATAATGTCTTCAGGATCTCCTCAGCGATAAATACTCAGCAATGTTCCGCTGCTTTGACCAAATACCAGcctcacctgtacag GGAAAAGTCTCCGCTCGCTGCCCTGTCTTGGTGCAGTCTCACCAGCCCTGTGGGTCAGTGTCGAGCGCTGCACACAACCGTCAGCAGGAGAGGGCTGGAAGAGTTCTATGACCTCCCGGAGAACTGGGGAGAGCCCAGCGTGAAGTCag GGGCACCGTGGACTGCCAAACAACTGAGAACAAAGAGCAATGAAGATTTACACAAACTCTG GTATGTGCTGCTGAAAGAAAAGAACATGCTGCTCACACTTGAGCAGGAAGCAAGAAGGCAAAGGGTTCAGATGCCGAGTCCAGAAAGAACAAGGAAG GTTGAGCGGTCGatgatcagactggagacgatTGTGCAGGAGAGGGAGACTGCACTGCGACTGCTGCAGACAGGACAGGAGAAAGCCAGACCAGGAGACTGGAGGAGGAACATATTTGGATACACCTACTG GTATCGCTTCAAAGAATACGCTATTCCTTGGTACATGAACAGACGGTATAAGCGAAAGAGGTTCTTCACACCCAAGTTTGTCCAACCACACATAAG GTTACGCATAGAGAAGCATCTTCGAGAGAAAGCCAGGAAAGCCGGCTTAAAGAGTGAAACTCAGTCCAAACTCAAGGAGAAGTTTCCTCAAATGAAAGTTTCCGCATCATGA